Sequence from the Cucurbita pepo subsp. pepo cultivar mu-cu-16 chromosome LG02, ASM280686v2, whole genome shotgun sequence genome:
AAGGAGTTCTTCCGCTTACAGGGTGATCTTTATTCATTATGCAGAGTGAAGGtataatttcttctttgtctGAGAAATAGAATGTTTGACTTTCTTATATCTTTCTGATTTGTATCATCCGTTTTAGCTTGTAATAGTACACGGATCAAGCTGTGATGTTTTATCTTTGTTTTATCACCATCTAAGAAGTGCGAGCATTACTATTgcttctcttcttttgttaAGTTAAAGTCTTTTTTcccactccttttcttctacCTCATGTCTGCCATCATTGAATGCATTTCAAACATTGTTATTGTCTTAATTATTGATCAATGTGTTAAGAACATTCATATTtgaaaaagatcaaatatttcattgaTCTAGTAAAACCGATTGTTTCAAATAGTTAACAATTCTCTCGGAGGTTCTAAGACTATAAATGAGAATTTGtgcatattttattattcgaACATGTGGTAGACCTAAAAGCGATGTCATATGATTTTGGCAGTTCATGAGGCTCGCAGAGTTAATTGGATATGGTTCATATATAGAGAGAAGTCCAGTCAACAGGTGCCAGATTCATTATTGACTTCTAAGATCAATGTTCAGTTGCCTAATTATAGCAGATTGACTGTGTAAATTGAAATTACTTTCCTCACATTTTTCTCGGTCATGTTTCGGCCAGACAAAATCTTTTCAACATCTTATATTCaatcaatttctatttttataactCAACTTCTTATGAGCAGTGCTTGGCTGAGCATGCTACCATGGCCCAAGCCATCAGTTTGGCCTTCGGTTCCATCTGATGCTTCATCTGAAGTGTTGGCAAAGGAAAAGGTAAGTTGTGAATATATGGCATGGTAAAACTGCTGATGTTTGTGAGTGTCTTCATGTATTGAAAGTTGTGCTCTGTTTTTAACTGATTGACCAAACGTTGGGGAAAACAAATGACTGGACTCTAgcctttaatttaatttcaaagaaGACATTTTTTCAAAGTTACCTGCATGGAAGTCTTTACATGTTGTCTTATCTCTCGGTGATGAGAATCGACTATATGACTAGTAAAGTTTCAGATTGATTGAATGTTAGTATCAAACGCTATGTAGTTTCAATCATCTCTTTAGTACTCGAGGTTCTAACcccaaaatattttctctgCAGAAAAAGTTTGTTTAACTATAAGTAACTGATGTAATCATCTGGTTTACGGGGAAGAGATAGGCTAAGCACTTTTCATTAAAAGCTTATAATTGCGACCATGCAATTGTTTCCTCTGGTTGATACCGTGTAGTTCATTTCGTGGTTTCTCTTGGTTGATAACTGTTGAGGCTATGTCAATCTTTATTTAAGTACTTGTctctattatattttatactatataaaaaatgtaaatgaattttttgtgTAGATTATTCTTCAAGAAACTCCACGAGTCAAGCACTTTGGtattcaaaagaaacaacTGCCTCTAGAACCTTCTTTGCTTTTGCGAGAAGCTAATCGTCGGAGAGCTTCTCTTTCTGTGggaaatacatttgaaacGTATGATCGTCCAACTTTTATTGATGGGTAATATAATATAGAAGATTGTATATTTAGAAGCACATACTTTGTCATTTCTCCCTCCTGATGTTGATCATTTCTTATTCATATTTATctacttatttttaatgtttatattGGCAGATCAGGTCCAGATGTGCCATCAAAGATGTCCCCTGATAAAACACATGGGAGCTCCATGTCACGTACTTACTCTTCCCCAGGATTTGAAAACACAATTGATCCACCTATGAGACTTGCTGAGATTTATGTTGCTGCGGAACATGCTTTGAAGCAAACAATCACTAGTTCTGAGCTATGGCAGTGCTTATCAGCTGTGGAGGAATTTGAGGTAAAAAACAGGCAGCAATACCTACAAAAGGCTACCATACTTGTATTGATGCACATCGTGCACTATGCTTTACACTTTTAttagacttttctttttccaagtcGTGAGTTGCAAAGGCATTGCATCATCAGAAATATGCAAGTAATGCTGTCAACTTCTTGTAATATGGCATATTTTACATATAGTTTTTTTACTTCTACATTCTGATTCAAATGTAATATTATTAACTAAACCAATCTTTTTGCGTGGAAACTTTCAAATGTATATTTCAATGAATGTGTTTGTGTCCTAGTGTTTATTAGAAAATATGGTTTCTGTCAGCATTATGTTCTTTAGGgaacaaatataaattgagTGTATCATAATGGCTATTTGAAGCCTCTTTAACTCAGCATTTCAAAGTTCATAAGTTGTTTATGCTTAAGGATATATCCATCTCAGGGTTTCATTATGGCTCTGTTTTCTTTGCTACTAAATAGAATTTGATCTCTTGGTTGTTGAATCTGTGGCCATGATCTCCCTGTATTTATGTAGGGGTTgcattttccaattttcatcAAATCTGTTTTTGTGCTTTCAGAAAAAGTATCTGGAGCTAACTAAGGGTGCTGCGGAAAATTATTATCGGTCCTGGTGGAAAAGACATGGAGTTGTTCTTGATGGTGAAATAGCTGCTGTCAGCTTTAGACATGGTAACTTCGATGTGGCAGCAAAGTCGTACGAGAAGGTTTGTGCCCTTTTTTCTGGTGAAGGATGGCAGGATCTATTGGCTGAAGTTCTTCCAAATTTGGCAGAATGTCAAAAGAAACTTAATGACGATGCTGGCTACCTCTCATCTTGTGTGAGATTGCTATCATTAGATAAAGGCTTATTTTTGACAAAAGATCGCCAAGCTTTTCAATCAGAAGTGGTACGCCTCGCACACAGTGAGATGAAGGACCCTGTACCCCTGGATGTTTCATCATTAATTACATTTTCTGGAAATCCCGGACCCCCCCTAGAATTATGCGATGGTGATCCTGGAACTCTGTCTATTACTGTTTGGAGTGGCTTTCCAGATGATATAACTCTTGATTCATTGAGCCTTACCTTGATGGCCACATACAGTGCGGACGAAGGTGTTAAGGTATGCTTGTTTAATACTTGCTTATCAACATATCATTGAGATTCATTTGGCATCAACCTTTGGAGTAACTCATCTTTCTGACCTGGTATTTCAGCCGATAAGGAGCTCCACGGAAACTGTGCTACAACCTGGTCGTAATATTATTACCCTTGCTTTGCCTCCTCAGAAACCAGGTTCTTATGTTTTAGGGGTTATTACTGGCCAGATTGGGAAGCTGAGATTCCGATCTCATAGTTTTTCCAAGGGTGATCCTGCTGACAGCGATGATTTTATGAGTTATGAGAAACCAACTAGACCTATCTTGAAGGTAATGAATGTCAAGTTATGCTTAGAAGATGACCaatctaatttataatttaattgcaGTTTTCCCCTTTAAAGTTATGTATTAGGGATTTTCCATTGGAGGGAGAACTTGTCTTTGTTTATCTGCTCCTACTTcgctttttctaatttaatttccatGCATTCATCTTTTGTTGAACTCTCCACGCTTGATCTTTATCATATATGCGAGTAAGTTGTTGTAAGTTATCCGGCAGTAACCTCtagaattttccttttataggGAAAGTGACTAGACTATACTTTCTTTGTCCCCCCACTATGGTGTATGTACATTCGAACATTGAAAGcgctttgttttattttttaggttttcaaGCCAAGGCCATTAGTTGATCTTATAGCTGCGATTTCATCGCCTCTACTCGTAAATGAACCTCAGTGGGTTGGAATCATTGTTCGGCCCATCAATTACTCCCTTAAAGGAGCAATCTTACATGTTGATACTGGTCCCGGTTTGAAGATTGTAGAATGTCGTGAAATTGAGATGGAGACCTATGTTGACTTGAAAAGTTCAGTTGACATGGCACACACCGTTGAAACTAAGAATTTTGAACGATTGTGCCTCAGTGATGGTAGAATTGAGTTCCCAGATTGGGCAAGTAATGAGACATCTATTTTGTGGATACCAATTCATGCTATCAATGAGAGGCTTGCAAGAGGAACAACCACAGGTTATAAATGAATAGATGATGCAAAAATTATGTGTCACTGAAAATTTCATAGGTTTTGTGATTAGGCTTCCAAGTATATgatattttgtcttttatgTGCAGTCGCTTCTCAGAGACAGAGTATTGTGGATGGAATGAGAACAATAGCACTGAAAATCGAATTTGGAGCTTTTCACAACCAGACGTTCGAGAAGTATATTTATGTGCCAGTTTACAATTCCAGAATCCTCCAACttgttgtttgaatttttactttctttttatatctttCTTATCTATTACGACCATGCCTTATATCCAGGACTCTAGCTGTGCATTTCACTGACCCTTTTCATGTGAGCACACGCATTGCTGATAAATGCAACGATGGCAATTTGCTTCTACAGGTACTGTGTTCCCTTTTTGAGCTTACAATTTTgcacttaatttttttaatgtcggATGCAAGTTTATTGAGAACACATCATTTTTGGTTCAGTTGGGCGTGATCGGTTTCAAGCCGTAGGTCCAAACTCGTTTTGGATTTGGGACCTAAACAAAATCTAGAAGGTTATATAACACCAATGTCCATCACTAGGTCCACTTaaactgaaaattttgacCAAAAAGTTCCTAGGGATGGCTAAGGAGGGTACATCTAACAAGGTTACTCCGGGAAGATGTTGGATGGAAACCAATTTCCTGAGATCCCCAGACTGTATGGGTTTGGCTTGAAGTAAAATGTCTTCcgaaggaaaaagaattttgGTTTTAAAGTCAGTGATCTGAAAAGCGTGCCAAGGGATTTTCTGTGCtcctaattattttatgttactaAGAGCCGCTTACTATTTTGAGAAAACAGCATCTTTCTTCCATGGTTGATTCGAACTTTTAATCTCCTGCTTAGAAATGTCAACTCCAACTTAAAAGATTGTAAACAACATCTTTATTATCACACCCacccccccccaaaaaaaaataaaaaaaaaaaagctatcCCACCCATTTACAACTTCATGAGCACAAGAATGAGAATAGGATTTATAATCAACTATTATTATTCACAAAGGCTGCTTCGGAATCTGGGGTCTTATGAAATTTGAGGGAAAAACATTTTTCAGTCTTTGCCTAATTTTTATCAAGGATCTTATGAATCAGATTTAGTGATCTAATATCCACAACTTTAACCAGATTTTCCTCCTTATGACTTATGAGTACTTCTGCCATGATCTAAATTCTGTATGACCGTATGTTGTGTTGCTCAATGTTACTTTCAGGTGATTATACATTCTGAAGTTCAGGCTACTTTGACAGTATACGACGCTTGGCTTGATCTTCAGGACGGGTTTGTTCATACTGGAAATGACGATGGAAGACCATTGTCGGGCTACTTCCCATTAGTTATTTCCCCATCTTCTAGAGCAGGAATCCTCTTCAGCATACGTTTAGGTAAAACAAATTATGAAGGTAAAGAcgactaaaaataaatttattattgatagTTGATATCTAGGCATCTGAAATAAGGAAGAATTgtgttgttttaattaataccCTCACGCCATATATCTAGACACCAAAAATATCCGTCACACGCATTCCACGATAGTgccaattaatttttagtttgtaAGAATTAGAAATGCGTGAAGTCTTAAGCTCCATAATTAATCTTCACTTGCAGATGAAGATGCAGTGACAAGTCCTGAAAgcatattaaatattagatatGGGATCTCTGGGGATAGAACGCTTGGGGCACACCCGCCTGTTGCTATAGAATTAACTGGAACTGAAGATGCTAAACAGGACTTGCTGTTCAAGAGCGCTCTAGTTTTGCAAAGGCCAGTACTTGATCCTTGCCTGGCTGTTggttttcttcctcttccttccGACGGCCTAAGAGTCGGACAGCTTATTACAATGAAATGGAGGATTGAAAGGCTAAATACTTTACCAGAGAATGAGAATTCCAAATGCAATGTAAGTCATGGATTATCCTCAACTCCATGGATAAAGTTGAGTGTTATGGAAACAAGTTCTTGCATTGACGCTGTTTTCTGATTTTTAAATCCATGATTGTTGGAAAACTTATGAGAAAATGCCTTAAATCCATGCATTTCTGTTTCAATGATGCTATGTGACGTTCATTGCTTGTGCAGCTTGATGATGTGTTGTACGAAATCGATGCTAAGTCCGAAAATTGGATGATTGCCGGTAGGAAAAGAGGATATGTTTCACTCTCTCCCAAGCAAGGTTTGTTTACCCTTTTTATCACACACAAGAAACTGATGGTGATAGGTGacttagagagaagaaagagatcGTTAGGTTCTAATTCTGCTGTCATTTTGATAATGCTTTTCCAATGATAGGGTCAAGAATGGTGATCTCAATACTATGCATGCCACTGGTGGCTGGTTACGTTCGCCCACCTAAACTCGGTTTGCCAAATATTGACGAGGCGAACATAAGTTTCAATCCTGCTGCTCCACACCTGGTTTGTGTTTTACCACCAGCACTCAGCTCCTCATTCTGTATTCCAGCGTGATTGTTCTTGGCACGTGTTTTATTGTCTTCGGTGGTTATAGTTATCCACTCCGAAATCTCGAAAAAGTATTCCTTTCTATCGTAAATTAGATTTGTAAAGATTCAAACTAGGTGTTACTCTTGAATCTCTTTCCTCCCTCCTTCCCTCAGGTCAAACATTTTTGGTCATCCAATGAGTCTGATTCTTGCGGGTTAGTTACTTTGGTAGTTTTAGCAGTTAAAGTTCGACAAGCCTCGCCAATGTACAGAACGTCTTAGTGTAACGACGCGTCCTACGAATATAGAGTCCAATTACAGAAACAtcttttttagaaaagaaatgtgaatttgtgtttgtttatgGGTGGTTCATTTGAGCAAGCTCAAATTCTCATTGGACTAATTTTGCCTTATACTATGTGAGTGTACTGTGCATTTATACTTTTGATACGCCTTGTGGTCTGTTCATAACTATatagttttagtttttcattacagatttataagatattttcatgaaaattaaactatataatatatactatagtttttccaaaaaaaaaaaaatatatgtagtTTTCTTGCATGTTGTCCTCCCataatgtcttttttttaagattttttttttttgtaattttttataaaaaacaatctaaaaacatatttagattttttttttttaaattgttttgcAATAATTTAATAGGTCAAACCTATTTTCCAAGCCGACATTTTTCAAAGTAGATTTgtgtatatattaattaaaaatatagggTTGTGCAcacaatttatttctttttcaccCACCCctaataagaattaaaaataaaacgttaaattataaatttggctatcataatttgaaaaaaaggCTATAATTTAGTCCCTacttttagtttaataaatttttatttttataaaaaaaatttaagaaccaTAGAGTATTTATTGTTTCTCAAAATGGACCAAATttatatgagaaaaaaaaaataatgggtAGCTTCAAACCCTTCGTCTTTGAATTTCCATGTAGCTCATGCtattaattacattaaaatatagtaaccaaaataaaatagggggaaaattaaaaatatagtaaccaaaataaaatcgaggaaaaattagaaaagaaaaggtccTACCGAGATTTGAACTCGGGTTACTGGATTCAGAGTCCAATGTCCTAACCACTAGACCATAGGACCTTTTTGTTTAGaggttttatattttaaataaaattcgtAAAAAACAGTcaatgaatatttatttattttttaatgaaaaaaaaaacaaagatcaTTTagtatttacaataattgtctTACTTATTTTCCCTACTAGTCTTCAAACAAAACTATTTATATTCGATTTTCACCcgtataattaaaaagttactCGATTTGATCATCTTTTTAAGTCAATTTAATAAGAACGAAAAGTTATAACCTAAAACAAAACACCAACCTAAAAGATAGGTTTAAATATGATGAACATGACATAtctagcaaaaaaaaaaaaaaaaacattctagAAGAAAAACGAgtcttttttttcctattgTAAGCCAAAGAAAGTAACAATAAGAAGGGCGAAGGGaaaacaaaagtttaaaacGTTAAATCAATAGGGATGTTACCACGGAACATTAAATGTCAAAACTGCATCACCAATAGAATTAATGTAATGCTCCAATTATGTTAAGGAGGATGTATGAGAATGTGGCCGTATGCATGAGAATGTTGGCACTATCAAATATCGAACATAGATTTCATGTCTTGATTTAAATCATAGTGttataattaacatttttattcaaaaatcataaaatccaaatttgaACGGATCATTATGTTCCCTTCCATTTTCGAagagaaaacgaaaacaaGAATAAAGTTACCTACTCAAAATATTatctttctaaattttaaaataaaaaaatgtgtccaataaatttaattaattttatttttggtaagTGGGTGAAATTTAgacaatatttaataaaattctaaacttttaattttatttttatgctaATATTtccttattatatttaatgtttttgtttcaaatttaaaaatttattagataataaaaattcaacgactaaatttgtaatttaatgttatttatCTATctttccaattaaaaaaaatatcaaaactaaaaatgaaaatacaatattattttttttaaatagtaaaaatgtatattaaacctttgtgtttaaaaatttacatgCACCAATTCTTAGAAATTTCCCTTAtaattcctaaatttattattctcatatggaaataaaaaaaaaaatttcgtaTTATCTtcacttattatttttattattaaaaaaaaaaggaagaaaatcaataataatatatggatggaaattgaattaaatggCCCCACTCATTTCCCACCAATATATATTTCCCCATTAAAATTATAGGATAGTGATTTTACAATATCCCCCCAACTCTCCCccacatttattataaataaataaataaatttatttatttatttatttatttatttatttctataaatatcAACTTCTTTCCACCTATATTCCCttcctatttattattttctttatttatgctTTACATTTTAGTTGTGTTTAATTCACCATTTACttcacccttttttttttctcttaaatatCAATACCCAAAacgatttaatttaataattcagtcaatttgtaacaatttaatttttattaaaaaaaactgttAAAAACTccatggaaaataaaaaaaatcatataattaaattttatttcaatgtatatatatatatattcattgaACCATCTGGGTCTGCTTCGCCTACCCAAATTACTGCATcctatttcattattattttttttttataattaaaactcTAATTAACAAAAGCTGACATGGGCAATAAGTCGCTGCCACGTCAGCATCTCCAGTCCAACCGGACCTCTCCAGACCCCACAAAGTGATGACGTGGCTTGGTAAATGATACAATGTGGCTGCTGACCATAAACGCCGTTACACCCTCTGAGACGCTTATATCTTCCATCTTCAATTCTTGCAACCTCCGCACGTACTCTGGAACGTGCAGTAGGTCCCACACCACCCCGGTCCCACCTGGCTTCAACACCCTCACCAATTCTCCGACCACTCGCATCCGCTCTGCCGCCGCCTCCGCCGTGCGCGGCCCGTGCTCCTTCCCGACTGTGTGCACGAACACACCGGAAACCACCACGTCGAAGTAGTTGTCCCCGAACGGCAGCCGCCTCACATCACCCTCCCGGCACGTGACGTACTCTCCGACGCCCTCCATCTTCGCCGTTCGGAGGGTGGAGAGTGTCGTCCGTTTGCTTCGGTCCAAACCCACGACCCGACCCGAACTTCCCGCCTGGTAAGAATATTAAATCGGAATTTCCATTATATTAAggttttgaatttaatataatatcagAAGAaatatctattattttattttgtgtcaCATTAATATCCAtaatcttatatttttctcttgatttCATTTGAAAACTCATAAATAAAAGGGagttaatagaaaattaaataggcAACATTAAATTCACCCTAAACTGTCTATACAACTAACTTTTGAGTCGAGcggtaattaattttttaccttttttagTTGAGTGGCGACGGCGTTGAGGAGAATGCCGCGGCCGCAGCCGAGGTCCAGGGCGTGCTTCACGGTTGACCAATCGGCAACAGCGTTCACCATCCGGAGTGCCATTTCGTAgtggagagggagagaggagTATATCATGTTAGCGGCGGCGAAGAAGAGGCAGAAGGCGGAGATAGCGGTGACGCAGCCGGTGAATCCGGCGGCGAAACGAGCGGAACCGCCGGAGAAGAGAAACTCGAAGAAAGAACAGATGGATTCGAAGTAAGAGAggtaaaaaatggaaagagcaGTGAAGAAAACagcatgaagaagaagaaacattatAGTCTGCCATTGATCCACTCCATAGATCGCATAGATCTGAGTCCAATCTCTACTCGAACTGTTCATCATTTTACCCATTTTTTCCTCCAAAACtcaccaaaaacaaaatcgacCTAGAACAGGATTCAGAATTCTGGATTCGAAAACCGCATttcagaaaccctaaatttcctcAGATCAGATCAGATCATACCATATCATATCAAtcagaaaatggaagaattgaAGAGCAGCATAGAATCAAGCGGGGAAGAAGAAATCGACGCGGTTTTGGGTTAAAGTAAGAAAATgggttgaagaaagaaaagggcaGAGGAAGGAGGGGGGGATTTTGGGATGTGCGCAGTTTGGGAGTGAGATGAGTCTTAAAGTGGTGAGGGTGACTGGTGACTGGCTTAGCCGGTGAGAGGggaatttaaatttggaaacTGAAGGAGTTTGTTGGTGCATGGggacaaaattaattaaaatttttaaaaaatgtaaatttcgGTTCGAATTTTAATGTAAAACAATTCTGATCGGACGGCTCGCAAATTTtggtatttgttttttctattaagtcaatttgtttttttttttttttaatttttgtaaattgtTCTCCAACCaacctttaaaaaaagaaaaaaaaatgaataattcatataataatCTAATActtatctctttttttatttatttatttttttttttgtttaaacgtgtgaaaatctctttttaatatatgtattttaaaattatgagactGACAGTTATATATAACAGactaaagtagacaatatctactaacagtggatTTGGAGTTGTAAGGTGTTACCTAGGACATTGGGCCGCGAGATCCTGTATCAGTTAGAATGGTGCACAGACTTCTCATagtaaacattttatttttaggaaaagtcaaataagacaatatttgctagcggtaagCTTTGACCATTACACGCATAAAACTAAAacttgtttaattttaaaaaaattataataaaattaatgtaatgAAATTTGAGATATCAAATCAATTTCATTGTACAACACAAATAATGCACATAATTACTTAGATTAcaagattttgaaaagaaaaaaaaaacaatccaacaatgattttttttctttttactcttttttcaaatttaattaggtatgatgttttaaaaataataattattaagtcTTGACAATTAGActttattttgattgttttaattcgtttaaaaataataataataataatttgaaataccttatttaatattttatgtaataaaatcttaaattaatttgcGCCAACGTGGACATTTTGTTCAttaggtaaataaataaaatagctGCATTTTTAGGACTTGGATTTCATACCTACAAAATTcactcaaataataatttaagaaacctaa
This genomic interval carries:
- the LOC111788037 gene encoding trafficking protein particle complex II-specific subunit 130 homolog isoform X2, with the protein product MANFLAQFQTIKNSFDRLVIAVEDVSDLWPTVKNGFEERLPFKRACLNNKTRNPVVVDKLPAEFILTTDARLRSRFPQEQYLFWFREPYATVVLVTCEDLDEFKTILKPRLKLIVQNDEREWFIVFVSKAHPNNDQATKQAKRVYSKVEVEFSTKKRERCCKLDLHCPEANFWEDLESKIMESMRNTLDRRVQFYEDEIRKLSEQRLMPVWNFCNFFILKESLAFMFEMAQLHEDALREYDELELCYLETVSVTTKKRDFGGIDHGDDQATLLDPGSKPLTQIVQDDSFREFEFRQYLFACQTKLLFKLNRPFEVASRGYTFIIAFSKALSIHENILPFCMREVWVTTACLALISAIASHYSEGIMTPDTEKEFFRLQGDLYSLCRVKFMRLAELIGYGSYIERSPVNSAWLSMLPWPKPSVWPSVPSDASSEVLAKEKIILQETPRVKHFGIQKKQLPLEPSLLLREANRRRASLSVGNTFETYDRPTFIDGSGPDVPSKMSPDKTHGSSMSRTYSSPGFENTIDPPMRLAEIYVAAEHALKQTITSSELWQCLSAVEEFEKKYLELTKGAAENYYRSWWKRHGVVLDGEIAAVSFRHGNFDVAAKSYEKVCALFSGEGWQDLLAEVLPNLAECQKKLNDDAGYLSSCVRLLSLDKGLFLTKDRQAFQSEVVRLAHSEMKDPVPLDVSSLITFSGNPGPPLELCDGDPGTLSITVWSGFPDDITLDSLSLTLMATYSADEGVKPIRSSTETVLQPGRNIITLALPPQKPGSYVLGVITGQIGKLRFRSHSFSKGDPADSDDFMSYEKPTRPILKVFKPRPLVDLIAAISSPLLVNEPQWVGIIVRPINYSLKGAILHVDTGPGLKIVECREIEMETYVDLKSSVDMAHTVETKNFERLCLSDGRIEFPDWASNETSILWIPIHAINERLARGTTTVASQRQSIVDGMRTIALKIEFGAFHNQTFEKTLAVHFTDPFHVSTRIADKCNDGNLLLQVIIHSEVQATLTVYDAWLDLQDGFVHTGNDDGRPLSGYFPLVISPSSRAGILFSIRLDEDAVTSPESILNIRYGISGDRTLGAHPPVAIELTGTEDAKQDLLFKSALVLQRPVLDPCLAVGFLPLPSDGLRVGQLITMKWRIERLNTLPENENSKCNLDDVLYEIDAKSENWMIAGRKRGYVSLSPKQGSRMVISILCMPLVAGYVRPPKLGLPNIDEANISFNPAAPHLVCVLPPALSSSFCIPA
- the LOC111788810 gene encoding uncharacterized protein LOC111788810, translating into MGKMMNSSSRDWTQIYAIYGVDQWQTIMFLLLHAVFFTALSIFYLSYFESICSFFEFLFSGGSARFAAGFTGCVTAISAFCLFFAAANMIYSSLPLHYEMALRMVNAVADWSTVKHALDLGCGRGILLNAVATQLKKAGSSGRVVGLDRSKRTTLSTLRTAKMEGVGEYVTCREGDVRRLPFGDNYFDVVVSGVFVHTVGKEHGPRTAEAAAERMRVVGELVRVLKPGGTGVVWDLLHVPEYVRRLQELKMEDISVSEGVTAFMVSSHIVSFTKPRHHFVGSGEVRLDWRC
- the LOC111788037 gene encoding trafficking protein particle complex II-specific subunit 130 homolog isoform X1 — protein: MANFLAQFQTIKNSFDRLVIAVEDVSDLWPTVKNGFEERLPFKRACLNNKTRNPVVVDKLPAEFILTTDARLRSRFPQEQYLFWFREPYATVVLVTCEDLDEFKTILKPRLKLIVQNDEREWFIVFVSKAHPNNDQATKQAKRVYSKVEVEFSTKKRERCCKLDLHCPEANFWEDLESKIMESMRNTLDRRVQFYEDEIRKLSEQRLMPVWNFCNFFILKESLAFMFEMAQLHEDALREYDELELCYLETVSVTTKKRDFGGIDHGDDQATLLDPGSKPLTQIVQDDSFREFEFRQYLFACQTKLLFKLNRPFEVASRGYTFIIAFSKALSIHENILPFCMREVWVTTACLALISAIASHYSEGIMTPDTEKEFFRLQGDLYSLCRVKFMRLAELIGYGSYIERSPVNSAWLSMLPWPKPSVWPSVPSDASSEVLAKEKIILQETPRVKHFGIQKKQLPLEPSLLLREANRRRASLSVGNTFETYDRPTFIDGSGPDVPSKMSPDKTHGSSMSRTYSSPGFENTIDPPMRLAEIYVAAEHALKQTITSSELWQCLSAVEEFEKKYLELTKGAAENYYRSWWKRHGVVLDGEIAAVSFRHGNFDVAAKSYEKVCALFSGEGWQDLLAEVLPNLAECQKKLNDDAGYLSSCVRLLSLDKGLFLTKDRQAFQSEVVRLAHSEMKDPVPLDVSSLITFSGNPGPPLELCDGDPGTLSITVWSGFPDDITLDSLSLTLMATYSADEGVKPIRSSTETVLQPGRNIITLALPPQKPGSYVLGVITGQIGKLRFRSHSFSKGDPADSDDFMSYEKPTRPILKVFKPRPLVDLIAAISSPLLVNEPQWVGIIVRPINYSLKGAILHVDTGPGLKIVECREIEMETYVDLKSSVDMAHTVETKNFERLCLSDGRIEFPDWASNETSILWIPIHAINERLARGTTTVASQRQSIVDGMRTIALKIEFGAFHNQTFEKTLAVHFTDPFHVSTRIADKCNDGNLLLQVIIHSEVQATLTVYDAWLDLQDGFVHTGNDDGRPLSGYFPLVISPSSRAGILFSIRLGKTNYEDEDAVTSPESILNIRYGISGDRTLGAHPPVAIELTGTEDAKQDLLFKSALVLQRPVLDPCLAVGFLPLPSDGLRVGQLITMKWRIERLNTLPENENSKCNLDDVLYEIDAKSENWMIAGRKRGYVSLSPKQGSRMVISILCMPLVAGYVRPPKLGLPNIDEANISFNPAAPHLVCVLPPALSSSFCIPA